The following coding sequences are from one Caballeronia sp. SBC1 window:
- a CDS encoding helix-turn-helix transcriptional regulator yields MNISAPGHVLSRPILETGELLITLACEFASEGEAVIQSEPRWLDRLMPHLSRAAQLQGARYFATPELFARIPFLDEWRQPAMLVELNGTVLRVNDATTRMLTRTKLVQVVDGMLELQAAVQRQILDECLAAADATPAYRMLRLTEEPHAEPAGQDALYVFYHPVAVSHGHAALLTFYHPYSPPIVDLDLLATAFDLTPAECRVACHIAEGRTPKEIAHQTGVQHDTVRKQLQAIYQKTATNRQVDLIRLLLNLPAHPV; encoded by the coding sequence TTGAATATAAGCGCACCAGGACATGTTTTAAGCCGGCCGATCCTTGAGACTGGCGAATTGCTGATCACGCTGGCTTGCGAGTTTGCATCGGAGGGGGAGGCTGTTATCCAGTCCGAGCCGCGCTGGCTCGATCGCTTGATGCCGCATCTTTCACGCGCTGCACAACTTCAGGGCGCGCGTTATTTCGCGACGCCCGAGCTTTTCGCCCGCATTCCCTTTCTCGACGAATGGCGTCAACCCGCCATGCTCGTCGAATTGAACGGGACGGTGCTCCGCGTTAATGACGCAACCACGCGGATGCTCACGCGTACCAAGTTGGTTCAAGTTGTAGACGGCATGCTTGAACTGCAAGCCGCTGTACAACGCCAGATTCTGGACGAATGCCTTGCGGCGGCAGACGCAACGCCGGCGTATAGGATGCTTCGGCTGACAGAAGAACCCCACGCGGAGCCTGCGGGTCAAGACGCGCTGTACGTGTTTTATCACCCGGTTGCGGTGAGCCACGGGCACGCCGCGCTGCTCACGTTCTATCACCCGTATTCACCGCCTATAGTTGATCTGGATCTGCTTGCGACCGCGTTCGACCTGACGCCGGCGGAGTGCCGCGTGGCCTGTCATATCGCTGAAGGGCGAACGCCCAAGGAGATAGCCCACCAAACCGGCGTGCAGCACGACACCGTGCGCAAGCAGTTGCAGGCGATCTATCAGAAGACGGCAACAAACCGTCAGGTCGACCTGATACGCCTGTTGCTCAACCTGCCCGCGCACCCGGTTTAA
- a CDS encoding AI-2E family transporter, which produces MNPDPVPRRPSTTVLPPEGPGLRALTSLITGVVVICALYFGRAVLIPIILAVLLSFLVAPFVDLLRRLKFGQVPSVIVAVLVALSVLTAVGALIGAQVAQLAGDLPQYQVAVERKINAVQQKTIGRADEFLGKAASALKRLSPNRQDEIRKSEENPAASPIDAPMPVEVHEPSPSPVELAQRFLSPIISPLETTGIVLVVAIFILLQREDLRDRLIRLFGSRDLHRATTAMDEAARRLSRYFLAQLGINMGVGIVISIGLAIIGVPGALLFGVLTGLLRFVPYVGTWIAALLAVVFAAAVGPGWSMMIWAMILFGVTDVIAGQVVEPLLYGHSTGLSPFAVIVAAIFWSWIWGPIGLVLSTPLTLCLVILGRHVDRLEFLDVLFGDRPALTPAENFYQRLLANDPDEALVQAESLLKERSLSAYYDEVALEGLRIAHNDVLRGVVTTDQLRRINESAMDIVEGLEEVEDVVMAVRQGEEPPASLEMSDREAGIVHEAPPSHFDAAHEGHTASVLCIAGRGVLDDLATAIAAQLFRKHGLGADLAPYERFSRTRFDEVDLTGVSLICVISFDAAESPPYLRNLLRRLHQRAATADLIVGLVLPNSALEGEAVIRKTSAATSFKELVEACVAAARCQSTDGISWEGLNPPDAVVSGEVESAKGKAPVVPVLRGA; this is translated from the coding sequence ATGAATCCAGATCCCGTGCCCCGTCGGCCGTCAACCACGGTCTTGCCGCCCGAAGGACCGGGTTTGCGGGCGCTGACATCGTTAATTACCGGTGTGGTCGTGATTTGCGCGTTGTATTTCGGACGCGCGGTGCTGATTCCAATCATCCTCGCCGTTTTGTTGAGCTTCCTGGTCGCGCCGTTTGTGGACTTGTTGCGGCGGCTGAAATTCGGACAGGTGCCGTCGGTGATTGTGGCGGTACTGGTTGCGTTGTCGGTGCTGACCGCTGTTGGCGCGCTGATCGGCGCGCAGGTGGCGCAACTGGCTGGCGACCTGCCGCAATACCAGGTGGCGGTGGAGCGCAAGATCAACGCCGTGCAGCAGAAGACCATCGGCCGGGCGGACGAGTTTCTGGGTAAGGCGGCGTCGGCGCTCAAGCGCCTGTCACCGAATCGCCAGGACGAGATCCGCAAGAGCGAAGAGAATCCCGCCGCGTCTCCCATTGATGCCCCGATGCCAGTTGAGGTCCACGAACCGTCGCCGTCGCCCGTGGAGCTGGCGCAGCGGTTTTTATCGCCGATAATCAGTCCGCTGGAAACCACCGGCATTGTGCTTGTGGTCGCCATCTTCATCTTGTTGCAGCGAGAAGACCTGCGCGACCGGCTGATCCGGCTGTTCGGCTCGCGCGACCTGCACCGTGCGACCACCGCCATGGATGAAGCCGCCCGCCGGCTATCCCGCTATTTCCTCGCGCAGCTTGGCATCAACATGGGCGTGGGCATTGTCATCTCGATCGGGCTGGCGATCATCGGTGTACCCGGCGCGTTGCTGTTCGGCGTGCTCACCGGCTTGCTGCGTTTCGTACCGTACGTGGGCACCTGGATCGCGGCGTTGCTGGCCGTGGTGTTTGCGGCCGCCGTCGGGCCCGGCTGGTCGATGATGATCTGGGCCATGATCCTCTTCGGCGTGACCGATGTGATCGCGGGGCAGGTGGTCGAACCGCTGCTATACGGACACAGCACGGGTCTTTCGCCGTTCGCGGTGATTGTTGCGGCGATTTTCTGGAGCTGGATCTGGGGACCGATCGGGCTGGTTTTATCGACACCGCTGACCTTGTGCCTGGTGATTCTGGGGCGGCATGTGGACCGGCTGGAATTTCTCGATGTGCTGTTTGGCGACCGTCCAGCGCTGACGCCAGCAGAGAATTTCTATCAGCGGCTGCTGGCGAACGATCCCGATGAAGCGCTCGTGCAAGCCGAGTCGCTGCTCAAGGAGCGCTCGCTCAGCGCGTATTACGACGAAGTGGCGCTGGAGGGATTGCGGATTGCGCACAACGACGTGTTGCGCGGGGTCGTGACCACGGACCAGTTGAGGCGCATCAACGAATCGGCGATGGACATTGTCGAAGGGCTCGAGGAGGTAGAGGACGTGGTGATGGCGGTCAGGCAGGGAGAGGAGCCGCCGGCCAGCCTCGAGATGTCCGATCGCGAAGCCGGCATCGTGCACGAAGCGCCGCCGTCTCACTTCGACGCCGCCCACGAAGGCCATACAGCGTCCGTGCTGTGCATTGCCGGACGCGGCGTGCTTGACGATCTGGCGACGGCTATCGCGGCGCAACTGTTCCGCAAGCATGGCCTGGGCGCGGATTTGGCACCCTACGAGCGGTTTTCGCGCACGCGCTTCGACGAGGTCGATTTGACGGGGGTGTCGCTGATCTGCGTGATTTCGTTCGACGCGGCCGAATCACCGCCGTATTTGCGCAATCTGCTGCGGCGTCTGCATCAGCGGGCGGCTACAGCCGATCTGATTGTGGGATTGGTGTTGCCAAACAGTGCGCTGGAAGGCGAGGCGGTGATTCGCAAGACCTCGGCGGCTACGTCGTTCAAGGAATTGGTCGAGGCGTGTGTGGCGGCAGCGCGATGCCAGTCCACCGACGGCATTTCGTGGGAAGGGCTGAATCCGCCGGACGCGGTTGTCTCGGGAGAGGTTGAGAGCGCCAAGGGGAAGGCGCCCGTGGTGCCGGTGTTGCGGGGTGCTTGA
- a CDS encoding serine hydrolase, whose product MSDAGFSATRLERTRTAMQQFVENGDVAGCVTLVWRHAEIARVDTLGHSDSETLTPMTRDTLFRIASMTKPVTSVAALMLVEEGLIALDDPLARWLPELANPKVLADPTAPLDHTEPARAPITLLDLLTHRAGFAYHFTAFGALADAYGNIFNGVDASVDPGAWLQRVAELPLMFQPGTRWHYGISTDVLGALIQRISGMSLAAFFRTRIFEPLGMTDTGFVVPPEKLGRLSVAYAVDPATRQRVVEDHPASSRFAKPGRFQNGGGGLVSTADDYLRFARLLLGRGRLQGDANERARGPRLLSHRSVDLMRTNFLSRDQRRIPAFGQIVWGGQGFGLGLAIVDDPAQQRTLGYRSAGSFGWPGALGTSWFADPVENMIGIMLIQRRSVEPFPMAAVFERHLYDAIDD is encoded by the coding sequence ATGTCCGACGCGGGATTCAGCGCCACGCGCCTTGAGCGCACTCGTACCGCAATGCAGCAGTTCGTCGAGAATGGCGACGTTGCCGGCTGCGTCACCCTGGTCTGGCGGCATGCCGAAATAGCCCGGGTCGACACGTTGGGTCACAGCGACAGCGAAACCCTCACGCCCATGACGCGCGACACGCTGTTTCGCATTGCTTCCATGACGAAACCCGTGACGAGCGTCGCTGCCTTGATGCTGGTGGAAGAAGGCCTTATCGCGCTCGACGACCCCTTGGCGCGCTGGTTGCCCGAACTGGCCAACCCCAAGGTGCTCGCCGATCCCACCGCGCCGCTCGACCATACCGAACCCGCCCGCGCACCCATTACCTTGCTCGATCTGCTCACGCATCGCGCCGGATTTGCGTATCACTTCACCGCATTTGGCGCGTTAGCCGACGCCTACGGGAACATCTTCAACGGCGTCGATGCATCGGTCGATCCCGGCGCATGGCTTCAGCGCGTAGCCGAGTTGCCCTTGATGTTCCAGCCCGGCACGCGCTGGCACTACGGCATCTCCACCGATGTCCTCGGCGCGCTGATCCAGCGCATCAGCGGTATGTCGCTTGCAGCGTTCTTCCGCACGCGCATCTTCGAGCCATTGGGAATGACGGACACCGGCTTTGTGGTGCCGCCTGAAAAACTCGGGCGTTTGTCGGTGGCCTACGCTGTCGATCCCGCTACGCGGCAACGCGTGGTGGAAGATCATCCGGCATCGAGCCGCTTTGCCAAACCCGGGCGTTTTCAGAACGGCGGCGGCGGTCTTGTTTCCACTGCCGACGACTATCTGCGTTTTGCGCGCCTGCTGCTTGGCCGCGGCCGTCTGCAAGGCGACGCCAATGAACGCGCGCGCGGTCCGCGCCTGCTGTCGCATCGGTCCGTCGACCTCATGCGCACGAATTTTCTATCGCGTGATCAGCGCCGCATTCCGGCGTTCGGTCAGATTGTGTGGGGCGGCCAGGGGTTTGGATTGGGCTTGGCCATCGTGGACGATCCAGCACAACAACGCACGCTCGGGTATCGTTCTGCAGGGTCGTTCGGCTGGCCAGGCGCGCTCGGCACGAGCTGGTTCGCCGATCCGGTCGAAAACATGATCGGCATCATGCTGATCCAGCGACGCAGCGTAGAACCCTTCCCGATGGCAGCCGTGTTCGAACGCCATCTGTACGACGCTATCGACGACTAA
- a CDS encoding GntP family permease, giving the protein MSFIIVLAALAFLMLAAYRGYSVILVAPLAALAAVLLTEPAAVAPVFSGIFMDKMVGFVKLYFPVFLLGAVFGKVVELSGFSESIVAAAIRYIGKTRVNAVIVAVCALLTYGGVSLFVVVFAVYPFAAEMYRQSNIPKRLMPGAIALGAFSFTMDSLPGTPQIQNIIPTTFFKTTGWAAPWLGTIGSLFIVVVGLSFLEWRRRSVMATGEGYGTSLVNEPERVESTHLPNPLLAVAPLVLVGVANFVLTKMIPLWYGDTYTVAANVLPGIHAPVVTPIKSVVAIWAVEGALLLGILLVVLTAFGRVRERFAVGTKAAVGGALLASLNTASEYGFGGVIAALPGFIVVSDALKSIPNPLVNAAVSVSSLAGITGSASGGMSIALAAMSDTFIKGAQAAHIPMEVLHRVVAMASGGMDTLPHNGAVITLLAVTGLTHRESYRDIFAVTIIKTLAVFFVITVYYTTGLV; this is encoded by the coding sequence ATGTCGTTCATCATCGTCCTCGCCGCCCTGGCGTTTCTCATGCTGGCCGCGTATCGCGGATACAGCGTGATCCTGGTGGCCCCGCTCGCCGCGCTCGCCGCCGTGCTGCTGACCGAGCCCGCCGCCGTCGCACCCGTCTTTTCCGGCATCTTCATGGACAAGATGGTCGGCTTCGTGAAGCTGTATTTCCCCGTGTTCCTGCTCGGCGCCGTGTTCGGCAAGGTCGTCGAATTGTCGGGCTTCTCCGAATCGATCGTTGCCGCCGCCATTCGGTACATCGGCAAGACACGCGTCAATGCAGTGATTGTCGCGGTGTGCGCATTGCTCACCTATGGCGGCGTGTCGCTGTTCGTGGTCGTGTTCGCGGTCTATCCGTTCGCAGCCGAAATGTACCGGCAGAGCAATATCCCGAAGCGGCTGATGCCCGGCGCCATTGCGCTCGGTGCGTTTTCCTTCACCATGGATTCGCTGCCCGGCACGCCGCAGATCCAGAACATTATTCCCACTACTTTCTTCAAGACCACCGGTTGGGCCGCTCCGTGGCTCGGCACCATTGGCTCGCTGTTTATCGTCGTGGTCGGGTTGTCCTTCCTCGAGTGGCGCCGCCGTTCAGTCATGGCAACGGGTGAAGGCTACGGCACGTCGCTCGTGAACGAGCCGGAGCGCGTGGAAAGCACGCATTTGCCGAATCCGTTGCTCGCGGTCGCACCGCTGGTGCTGGTGGGCGTCGCGAACTTCGTGCTGACCAAGATGATCCCGCTCTGGTACGGCGATACTTATACGGTGGCCGCCAATGTGCTGCCGGGCATTCACGCGCCGGTTGTCACGCCGATCAAGTCGGTTGTCGCGATCTGGGCTGTGGAAGGCGCGCTGCTGCTCGGCATCCTGCTGGTCGTATTGACGGCGTTCGGACGCGTACGCGAACGCTTTGCGGTAGGAACGAAAGCGGCGGTCGGCGGTGCGTTGCTCGCCTCGTTGAACACCGCGTCCGAGTACGGTTTCGGTGGTGTGATCGCGGCGTTGCCGGGGTTTATCGTGGTCAGCGATGCGCTCAAGAGCATCCCGAATCCGCTCGTGAATGCGGCGGTGTCGGTGAGTTCGCTGGCGGGTATCACAGGCTCGGCGTCGGGCGGCATGAGCATCGCGCTGGCTGCCATGTCCGACACGTTCATCAAGGGCGCACAAGCGGCGCACATTCCAATGGAGGTGCTGCATCGCGTGGTCGCCATGGCGAGCGGCGGCATGGACACACTGCCGCATAACGGCGCGGTGATCACGCTGCTGGCGGTGACCGGCTTGACGCACCGCGAGTCGTATCGGGACATCTTCGCCGTGACGATCATCAAGACGCTGGCCGTGTTTTTCGTGATCACGGTGTATTACACGACCGGGCTGGTTTAA
- a CDS encoding DUF2164 domain-containing protein — translation MSKDTNKTVLSREHEALAIDQLQRLAQERFDARLGQFEAKEWLDELSKIIGAHFYNQALADVKAKIDARVEMIDSDIWGLQK, via the coding sequence ATGAGCAAAGACACGAACAAGACGGTGTTATCCCGCGAGCACGAGGCGCTTGCGATTGACCAGTTGCAGCGGCTGGCGCAAGAACGTTTCGACGCCCGGCTCGGGCAGTTCGAGGCGAAGGAATGGCTTGACGAGTTATCGAAAATTATTGGCGCGCATTTCTACAACCAGGCACTCGCCGATGTAAAAGCGAAAATCGACGCCCGCGTCGAGATGATCGACAGCGACATTTGGGGCCTTCAGAAGTAG
- a CDS encoding NADPH-dependent FMN reductase has protein sequence MTYKIAVVVGSIRRDSFNKQLAHAVTSLAPPDFSFEFLDIAGLPLYSQDYDSDFPEAARTFKQKISAANGLLFVTPEYNRSIPGVLKNALDWGSRPWGHSAWANKPGAVLGTSPGATGTALAQAHLRNVLAYLDVPLMGHPEMFVKHDANRIDASGTIVSEDTRKFLQNFVDKYVAWVQRLATV, from the coding sequence ATGACCTACAAGATTGCGGTTGTTGTTGGCAGCATTCGCCGAGATTCATTCAACAAGCAGCTTGCACACGCGGTAACGTCGCTTGCGCCGCCGGATTTTTCGTTCGAGTTCCTGGATATCGCGGGCTTGCCGCTCTATAGCCAGGACTACGACAGCGACTTTCCCGAAGCCGCCCGAACCTTCAAGCAAAAGATTTCGGCGGCGAATGGCTTGCTGTTCGTCACGCCGGAATACAACCGCTCGATTCCCGGCGTGCTGAAGAATGCGCTGGACTGGGGTTCGCGGCCGTGGGGTCACAGCGCGTGGGCCAACAAGCCGGGCGCGGTGCTGGGCACGTCGCCGGGCGCGACTGGTACGGCGCTCGCGCAGGCGCACCTGCGCAATGTGCTCGCTTACCTCGATGTGCCGCTCATGGGTCATCCGGAGATGTTCGTCAAACACGATGCAAACCGTATTGATGCCAGCGGCACGATCGTGAGCGAAGACACGCGCAAGTTCCTGCAGAATTTCGTCGATAAATACGTCGCGTGGGTTCAGCGCCTTGCGACGGTTTAG
- a CDS encoding AEC family transporter, with translation MSLLVSSLFAPLLRIILPVFALIFAGYACRKTNRLGPNASSELNRFVVYLALPALLFDIMATTPWHTLNQPAFIAVFGLGAGGIFLLTVLIRLKQSRDLADASLDGLNAAYPNAGFIGLPLCMLAFGHASLAPAVIATIMTVCVLFAVAIVLIELGLQTEKNLVATLGKVVRSLITNPLLFAPFAGWLCSGAGLTISGGADTFLKLLGAAASPCALVALGLFLGEKSEGGAAKTTTMLVLAKLIAQPLLTWWLAFHVFALPVLWAKTAVVLSALPTGTGPFMLAEFYRREAAVTSSTILFSTIISLVTVTVCLAALS, from the coding sequence ATGTCGTTGCTGGTCTCGTCGCTTTTCGCCCCGCTTCTGAGAATCATTCTTCCTGTGTTCGCGCTGATCTTCGCGGGTTATGCGTGTCGCAAGACCAATCGGCTGGGGCCGAATGCGTCGTCAGAGCTGAATCGATTCGTGGTCTATCTGGCGTTGCCCGCGCTGCTCTTCGACATCATGGCGACCACGCCATGGCATACGCTCAATCAACCCGCGTTCATAGCCGTGTTCGGCCTTGGTGCGGGCGGGATATTCCTGCTGACCGTGCTGATTCGATTAAAGCAGTCGCGTGATCTCGCCGATGCCAGCCTCGACGGTCTCAACGCCGCGTATCCGAACGCGGGGTTCATCGGCTTGCCGTTATGCATGCTTGCCTTCGGTCACGCGAGCCTTGCGCCCGCAGTGATTGCGACGATCATGACCGTGTGCGTGCTGTTCGCCGTAGCTATTGTGTTGATCGAACTGGGTCTGCAGACAGAGAAGAATCTTGTCGCCACGCTTGGCAAAGTGGTCAGGTCGCTAATCACGAATCCGTTGTTGTTCGCGCCGTTCGCGGGCTGGCTATGCAGCGGAGCGGGACTCACTATTTCGGGCGGCGCGGACACGTTTCTCAAGTTGCTGGGGGCAGCGGCAAGTCCGTGCGCACTCGTTGCGCTCGGGCTTTTCCTCGGCGAGAAGTCAGAAGGCGGCGCGGCGAAAACCACCACGATGCTGGTCTTGGCCAAGCTCATTGCGCAACCACTGCTGACGTGGTGGCTGGCGTTTCATGTGTTCGCGCTGCCGGTGTTGTGGGCGAAGACCGCCGTCGTGCTCAGCGCGTTACCCACGGGGACGGGGCCGTTCATGCTGGCGGAGTTTTATCGGCGGGAAGCGGCGGTGACGTCCAGCACCATTTTGTTTTCCACGATCATCTCGCTGGTCACGGTCACGGTGTGCCTTGCCGCGTTGAGCTGA
- a CDS encoding DUF4148 domain-containing protein, producing MKRALIGSLFAAVLVSSAPVFAQSTDVAQQSVYAPRTRAEVKAELIAAQKSGEFDAIHTESYPQLLPYQTARFERVTSGTDADTDTAVTQANGVRVSTQ from the coding sequence ATGAAACGCGCGCTTATCGGAAGTTTGTTTGCCGCCGTGCTGGTCTCATCGGCACCGGTGTTTGCCCAATCCACCGACGTCGCTCAGCAAAGCGTCTACGCGCCGAGGACGCGGGCCGAGGTGAAAGCCGAACTGATCGCCGCGCAAAAGAGCGGTGAGTTCGACGCGATCCATACGGAAAGTTATCCCCAGTTGCTGCCGTATCAAACCGCGCGGTTTGAACGCGTTACGTCGGGTACGGATGCGGATACGGATACGGCCGTGACCCAAGCGAACGGCGTGCGCGTCAGTACGCAATAA
- a CDS encoding H-NS family nucleoid-associated regulatory protein — protein sequence MATYKQLTAQLEKLHKEVAIAQQKEIAAVIEDIKRKIVDYDLTAEELGFSARRGRSVKKAPLPPKYRDPKTGETWSGRGRPPGWLAGRNKERFLIGA from the coding sequence ATGGCCACCTACAAGCAACTGACCGCACAACTCGAAAAACTGCATAAGGAAGTTGCGATTGCACAGCAGAAGGAAATTGCTGCTGTGATTGAGGATATCAAGCGCAAGATCGTCGACTACGACCTGACCGCCGAAGAGCTGGGCTTTTCAGCGAGGCGCGGCAGGTCGGTCAAGAAGGCGCCACTGCCGCCGAAGTATCGCGATCCGAAGACCGGTGAGACATGGAGTGGGCGCGGACGCCCACCCGGATGGCTGGCAGGGCGTAACAAGGAACGCTTCCTCATTGGTGCTTGA
- a CDS encoding sigma-54-dependent Fis family transcriptional regulator, whose translation MHNDWTHVPVDYSDVLRRAMDSLFKTFENFSEGTFIVDKEARVVWINKRYAARFGFSDPQEAIGRDCESVIPNSLMREVVTTGKPILLDLLETDREPLVVTRLPLKDDFGQTVGAIGFALFDEMKALTPLFSHYSRVQQELIATRQSLAQARRAKYTFASFVGTSAASLDVKRQARRAAQVDSPVLLSGETGTGKELLAHAIHGASTRAARPLVSVNVAAIPDTLLEVEFFGAAAGAYTGADRKGRVGKFELADGGTLFLDEIGDMPLVLQGKLLRVLQEKEFEPLGSNRIVRTDVRIIAATSADLPALVASGRFRADLFYRLNVLSIHAPPLRERAGDIEALVYAMLEELSADARPRHAGQFVLHDDALRLLAAYSWPGNVRELRNVLERAVMLSDSEHIDAHALGAFMGAASAVSSPEPADVAEESDPTSYAEAMTGFEKRFLTEALRASGGRVAEAAQRIGIGRATMYKKIVALDIDV comes from the coding sequence ATGCACAACGACTGGACGCATGTCCCCGTCGATTACAGCGACGTTTTGCGTCGCGCGATGGATTCGCTTTTCAAGACCTTCGAGAATTTCAGCGAAGGCACGTTTATCGTCGACAAAGAAGCGCGGGTCGTCTGGATCAACAAACGCTACGCGGCACGCTTCGGGTTTTCGGACCCGCAAGAGGCGATCGGCCGCGATTGCGAATCGGTGATTCCGAATAGCCTGATGCGCGAAGTCGTGACAACGGGCAAGCCTATCCTGCTTGATCTGCTGGAAACGGATCGCGAGCCGCTGGTCGTCACGCGCCTGCCGCTGAAGGACGACTTCGGCCAGACGGTTGGAGCAATTGGCTTCGCGCTCTTCGACGAAATGAAAGCGCTCACACCACTCTTTTCGCACTACTCGCGTGTGCAGCAGGAGCTGATCGCGACACGGCAATCGCTCGCGCAGGCGCGGCGTGCCAAATATACGTTCGCGAGTTTCGTGGGGACGAGCGCTGCGAGCCTCGATGTCAAACGCCAGGCGCGGCGCGCGGCGCAAGTCGATTCGCCTGTGCTGCTGTCCGGAGAAACGGGCACGGGCAAGGAGTTGCTGGCGCACGCGATTCACGGCGCTTCCACGCGCGCCGCACGGCCGCTCGTGAGTGTGAACGTCGCGGCGATTCCGGACACCTTGCTGGAAGTGGAGTTTTTCGGCGCGGCGGCGGGTGCGTACACGGGCGCGGATCGCAAAGGCCGCGTAGGCAAGTTCGAACTGGCCGATGGCGGCACGCTCTTCCTCGATGAAATCGGCGACATGCCGCTCGTGCTGCAGGGCAAGTTGCTGCGCGTGTTGCAAGAGAAAGAGTTCGAGCCACTGGGGTCGAACCGGATCGTGCGCACGGATGTGCGGATCATCGCGGCGACATCGGCGGATTTGCCGGCGCTTGTCGCCAGCGGCCGGTTTCGCGCGGACTTGTTTTATCGGCTGAACGTGCTGTCCATTCACGCGCCGCCGTTGCGCGAGCGGGCGGGGGATATCGAGGCGCTGGTGTACGCCATGCTTGAGGAGCTTTCCGCCGATGCCCGCCCGCGTCACGCCGGCCAGTTCGTGCTCCATGACGACGCGCTACGCCTGCTCGCCGCGTATTCGTGGCCCGGCAACGTGCGCGAGTTGCGCAACGTGCTGGAGCGCGCGGTGATGTTGTCGGATAGCGAACATATAGATGCCCACGCGCTCGGCGCCTTCATGGGCGCGGCGAGCGCCGTGTCGTCGCCGGAACCCGCGGACGTGGCGGAGGAATCCGACCCAACGTCTTACGCCGAGGCCATGACGGGCTTCGAAAAGCGTTTCCTCACGGAAGCCCTTCGTGCAAGCGGCGGCCGCGTGGCTGAGGCGGCGCAGCGGATTGGCATTGGCCGGGCGACGATGTACAAGAAGATCGTCGCGCTAGACATAGACGTTTGA
- a CDS encoding lipocalin family protein, producing the protein MKFKRSVTIGTTALLVIGGLGLLAACTMGGSNKSGNARVPEPAKPVDLDRYLGQWYEFARYENRFERGCEAVTANYAKRDDGLVSIINSSRNGGVNGASRSAEGKAKIVPETNNAKLKVSFFGPFYVGDYWILDHADDYTWSIVGEPSGRYLWILTREAKPSAEQRTALVNRARTLGYDVTLLRETLH; encoded by the coding sequence ATGAAATTCAAACGATCCGTCACCATTGGCACAACGGCTTTGCTGGTGATCGGCGGACTGGGCCTGCTGGCCGCATGCACAATGGGCGGCAGCAACAAGAGCGGCAACGCGCGCGTGCCCGAGCCTGCGAAGCCGGTAGATCTTGATCGTTACCTGGGCCAATGGTACGAATTTGCACGCTATGAGAACCGCTTCGAACGCGGCTGCGAAGCAGTCACGGCGAACTATGCGAAACGCGATGACGGGCTGGTCTCCATCATCAATTCATCTCGCAATGGCGGAGTGAATGGAGCATCCAGGTCGGCCGAAGGGAAGGCAAAGATAGTGCCGGAAACGAACAACGCGAAGCTCAAGGTGTCGTTCTTCGGACCGTTCTACGTTGGCGATTATTGGATACTCGATCACGCCGATGACTACACGTGGTCCATCGTCGGCGAACCGAGCGGCAGGTACTTGTGGATCCTGACGCGTGAAGCGAAGCCATCGGCTGAGCAACGCACGGCATTGGTCAATCGTGCACGCACGCTCGGCTACGACGTGACGTTGTTGCGAGAGACACTGCATTGA
- a CDS encoding 3-hydroxybutyrate dehydrogenase, producing MTSSATAPLAGKTALVTGSTSGIGLGIANALALAGANLVLNGFGDAAVIQGAIAQIEQHGVKAVHHGADMSKSAEIEAMIAFAIEQFGAVDVLVNNAGIQHVATIDTFPVDKWDAIIAINLSSAFHTMRVALPKMRDNGWGRVINVASAHGLVGSVGKSAYVAAKHGIVGLTKVAALENARTGVTVNAICPGFVLTPLVQKQIDDIATRDNISPDAARSKLLGEKQPSEQFVTPEQIGKLAVFLCSEGADEIRGAALQIDGGWTSQ from the coding sequence ATGACCTCATCCGCAACAGCACCGCTCGCCGGCAAAACCGCGCTCGTCACCGGATCGACGAGCGGCATCGGCCTTGGAATCGCTAACGCCCTGGCGCTTGCCGGCGCGAATCTCGTGTTGAACGGCTTCGGCGACGCCGCCGTCATCCAAGGCGCCATCGCGCAAATCGAGCAGCACGGCGTGAAGGCCGTGCATCACGGCGCGGATATGTCGAAGTCCGCTGAAATTGAAGCGATGATTGCTTTCGCCATCGAGCAATTCGGCGCCGTCGATGTGCTCGTGAACAACGCGGGCATTCAGCACGTTGCAACTATTGATACCTTCCCCGTCGACAAGTGGGACGCGATTATCGCGATCAACCTGAGCTCGGCGTTCCATACCATGCGCGTGGCGTTGCCGAAGATGCGCGACAACGGCTGGGGGCGCGTGATCAACGTGGCTTCCGCGCATGGGCTGGTGGGATCGGTCGGAAAATCCGCTTACGTGGCGGCCAAGCACGGCATTGTGGGGCTGACGAAGGTAGCCGCGCTTGAAAACGCGCGCACGGGCGTGACAGTGAATGCGATCTGCCCGGGATTCGTGCTGACGCCGCTGGTGCAAAAGCAGATCGACGATATTGCGACGCGCGACAACATTTCGCCGGACGCCGCGCGCTCGAAGTTGCTGGGAGAGAAACAGCCGTCGGAACAGTTTGTCACGCCGGAACAGATCGGCAAGCTGGCTGTGTTCCTGTGCTCGGAAGGCGCCGATGAAATCCGCGGGGCAGCGCTGCAAATTGATGGCGGGTGGACGTCGCAGTAA